Proteins encoded by one window of Halobaculum halobium:
- a CDS encoding LVIVD repeat-containing protein, with amino-acid sequence MRRRRVLRAAGAALGAGAIASPLAGRFAVTGAEAHPQSDGSDDGSGEGSGSGTEAGDGDGTAGAYGPLGSVEVAGTREAVASADGMVAYLALGDGYATVDVSDPTAPTVLAERRDLLADRDGGPLRGLNDAAVSGDRLVIVGPANPREDALHGVLVVDVSDPAAPRETGFYGTDFPIHNADLAGRHCYLTGNGAADNALVVVDVAAGAEVARWSLFNADESWRDVPRRLRPIHDVTVRDGVAAAAYWDAGTYLLDVSDPADPRLLGVVDAGDPADLRDPPPREGTVPPGNHHVAVLAPGGDTLAVGRESWAVERDGDLLGGPSGVDLYDVSDPSTPTRLASIDPPPSPDPRFRGTWTTAHNLDLTDDTLYTSWYQGGVKRHDVSDPADPVEETWWADPGSTRFWGAVLAVSGEHFLAPSMGTRDGAPAGLWTFPDRAGVGGDRSLLEWEAAGTTSAPTTGPTLTDRDTASEPGGTPPDTTDSSAAAPGFGVASAVGGVGIAASVAAALAWRRSGRRGNSGGDVTDAGDDANGGGA; translated from the coding sequence ATGCGACGCCGCCGCGTCCTCCGTGCCGCCGGAGCCGCCCTCGGCGCGGGCGCCATCGCCAGTCCATTGGCGGGCCGGTTTGCCGTCACCGGCGCGGAGGCACACCCGCAGAGCGACGGCAGCGACGACGGCTCGGGTGAGGGCTCCGGTAGCGGCACCGAGGCCGGGGACGGTGACGGAACCGCCGGCGCGTACGGTCCCCTCGGCTCCGTTGAGGTGGCGGGAACCCGCGAGGCCGTCGCCTCCGCGGACGGGATGGTCGCGTACCTCGCCCTCGGCGACGGCTACGCGACGGTCGATGTCTCCGATCCGACCGCCCCGACGGTACTCGCCGAGCGTCGCGACCTCCTCGCCGACCGTGACGGCGGTCCGCTACGCGGGCTCAACGACGCGGCGGTCTCGGGCGACCGGCTCGTGATCGTGGGTCCCGCGAATCCCCGCGAGGACGCGCTCCACGGGGTGCTCGTCGTCGACGTCTCCGACCCGGCGGCCCCGCGAGAGACGGGGTTCTACGGGACCGACTTCCCGATCCACAACGCCGACCTCGCGGGCCGTCACTGCTATCTCACGGGCAACGGAGCGGCCGACAACGCGCTCGTCGTCGTCGACGTGGCGGCCGGCGCGGAGGTCGCTCGCTGGTCGCTGTTCAACGCTGACGAGTCGTGGCGCGACGTACCGCGCAGGCTCCGACCGATCCACGACGTGACCGTTCGCGACGGCGTCGCCGCAGCCGCCTACTGGGACGCCGGGACGTACCTCCTCGACGTGTCAGACCCGGCGGACCCGAGGCTACTGGGGGTCGTCGACGCCGGCGACCCGGCGGACCTGCGCGACCCGCCGCCCCGGGAGGGAACCGTACCGCCGGGCAACCACCACGTCGCCGTGCTCGCCCCCGGCGGCGACACCCTCGCGGTCGGTCGAGAGAGCTGGGCCGTCGAGCGCGACGGCGACCTCCTGGGGGGACCCAGCGGCGTCGACCTGTACGACGTGTCAGACCCGTCGACCCCGACGCGCCTGGCGAGCATCGACCCGCCGCCCTCGCCCGACCCGAGATTCAGGGGGACGTGGACGACCGCTCACAACCTGGACCTGACCGACGACACGCTGTACACCTCGTGGTATCAGGGCGGCGTGAAGCGCCACGACGTGTCCGACCCGGCCGATCCGGTCGAGGAGACGTGGTGGGCGGACCCGGGGTCGACCCGATTCTGGGGCGCCGTGCTCGCGGTCTCCGGGGAGCACTTCCTCGCGCCGTCGATGGGCACACGCGACGGCGCACCCGCCGGGCTGTGGACGTTCCCCGACCGCGCGGGCGTCGGCGGCGACCGATCGCTGCTGGAGTGGGAAGCCGCCGGGACCACGTCGGCACCGACGACCGGGCCGACGCTGACGGACAGAGACACCGCGTCCGAACCTGGAGGGACGCCCCCGGACACGACGGACTCCAGCGCAGCCGCCCCGGGGTTCGGCGTCGCCAGCGCGGTCGGGGGTGTGGGCATCGCCGCGAGCGTCGCGGCCGCGCTCGCCTGGCGGCGATCGGGTCGTCGCGGCAACAGCGGCGGCGATGTGACCGACGCCGGGGACGACGCGAACGGCGGCGGGGCGTGA